A genome region from Pseudanabaena sp. Chao 1811 includes the following:
- a CDS encoding ribonuclease H-like domain-containing protein, with product MKMPAFKIFDNDIDFETLQEYLSCEAIAVDTETMGLIPRRDRLCLIQICNDAENVSLVRIGRGITEAPNLKYLMESPDVTKVFHFARFDVAMLEAHLSIATHPIFCTKIASKLARTYTDKHGLKELVRELEKVELDKTSQSSDWGNVHALSEEQLKYAANDVRYLLPVYRKLINMLIRENRHDLAKACFAHIPTIVYLDLLGYADVFAH from the coding sequence ATTAAGATGCCAGCTTTTAAAATTTTTGATAACGATATTGACTTTGAAACCCTGCAAGAATATCTCAGTTGTGAAGCGATCGCCGTTGATACGGAAACTATGGGGTTGATCCCTAGACGCGATCGCCTATGTTTAATTCAAATTTGTAATGATGCTGAGAACGTAAGCTTAGTGAGAATTGGACGGGGAATTACGGAAGCACCAAATCTTAAGTACTTAATGGAATCACCTGACGTTACGAAGGTTTTTCACTTTGCCAGATTTGATGTCGCCATGCTGGAAGCTCATCTTAGTATTGCGACACATCCAATTTTTTGTACTAAAATCGCTAGCAAGCTAGCTAGAACCTACACCGACAAGCATGGTTTAAAGGAACTAGTACGCGAACTCGAAAAAGTTGAGCTAGATAAAACCTCCCAATCTTCAGACTGGGGGAATGTTCATGCACTTTCTGAAGAACAATTGAAGTATGCTGCAAATGATGTCCGATATCTTTTGCCTGTATACCGTAAGCTCATTAATATGCTGATTCGAGAAAACCGCCATGACTTAGCAAAAGCCTGTTTTGCACATATTCCTACAATTGTATATTTAGACTTACTAGGCTATGCCGATGTGTTTGCCCATTAA